The window CCCCGAATTTGTGCTGGAAAACTACAGGCAGCATAACCCCAAAGCTCCCCAGGGCAGGGCCGGTATTACCGGTATGATCAATTACCTTAAAACCTTGCCTCTGCCTCCCGAAGGGGCTAAATCGCCCATTATAAGGACTATACAGGAGGGTAATATGGTGGTTACCCACCTCGATATTCAATTCATGGGCAAACGGATGGTTGTTATCGATCTGTTCGAACTCGAGAACGGGATGCTGGCCGGGCATTGGGATGCCATCCAGGAAGTACCCGACCAAACCGGACTAACCATCACCGCATCCAACGGAACCGCCGAAATTGATACTACCGCCTCTGCCGAAAATAGCAAGCAGATTGTAAATGCATTTTATCAGGCTATCCTGGATAAAAAGATGCCCGCTGAATTGCTTAAGGTTGATTATACAGAACATGACCCCGCCGTTACCGCTACCGGTAAAGCATTGGACGAATACCTGTTGACCGACCACAACCGCGATATCAAAATTCACCGCGTTATTGCCGAGGGTGATTTTGTTGTGGTTCAATCGCAATTTAAAAGAGGAGGGAAGGGGTTTGTGTTTTACCAGATCTTCAGGGTTGAGGGTGGTAAAATAGCCGAGCACTGGAGCGTAGAGCAGGCTGTACCGGAAGGGGTTGAGGTTGGCGATATGTTTTAAAAGTCCACCAAGTCGTCCCCGATTTATTTCGTTCCATAGGTGTTCTGGAAGAAATAAAAAGGCAGGCTGTGTGCGATTCCTTCCCTGGGGAAAGGGAGGTAGGGGTTAAATCAGGCGTTCAAGTCGCTTTGTCACTTGTCGCTCGGATAAACCCCTCCCTGCCTTTTTTTGCGCTCATTCGGGCCGTATCCTTCAGGGAAAATGCATGTCGTGTTATCGATAAAATGACGGATAGTCTTTAGCCCAAAGTCTTAAGTACCAAGTCAAAAAAAGAAAAAATCAACTTTAGACTTACGACTTAGGTCTGGTGACTTAACACTAATTGGGTTAACATAACTTAACACATTTCAGATAAAATATTTATAAATTATTGATTATTAACAATTTATAAATAAACATGGTTAACACTAAACCGATGGAGAAATTTAGGCGCTTCCAAATACTTGTGTCCGTTGTTGGCAAATACATGTGTCTTTGGTAACTCGATCATTAAGCAGGATCAGCCGATAAAAACAAGTTGTCGTTTGATGCTGATATCGCTCATTCCATTAGCTATTTAGTTGCGTTTGCCCTGCCGCGCCCCTCCCCAAGCAGCTACGTGTACCCATATCTTTTAATGAAAGAAAATTGTCATTTCGAAAGAGCAGCAGGGGCATGAGCGGGAGTGCGAAAGAGAAACTATCTCTTGAGCGTAGCGAAAAATCTTGTACGCCCCGCATCACGATTAGTCGCTTGGAATGCAGGGCGTACAAGATTTCTCCTCACGCCAGCGCTCAAAGGCCCCGCCTGTTCGTTCGAAATGACAACTGGTTTTATTAATTGATAAGATCCAAAAGATGTGGGTACACGGCAGCCCAAGCAGGAATTAAAAATCTTCCGAACATCTATGCAGACAACTCCAATAATTGCGGCCGGACATCAACAAGGGTGAAGAGATGTTGCCGACTTACTTTCTAACGCTATGTTAACCACCATGATCGTCCCATCTTGATTCTTGATTCTAATCTCTTGACTCTCTTCCCGGGCGTTCCCCCCGCTGGTAGAAGCGGCGGTCAGGCTTTCTGTTCCAAGTCCTCGCAGGCCATTGCCCGCACAGCCCACACATGCTGCGGGCTTTTCACGCCAATCCTTAACGTAAGCTACGGGTATGCTAAACCGATTTTTCTGAAATGTTAAATCTTTATTGGTAAGTAGTTGCTAAATCGTTTTTTTGTTGGTATGGAACAATTCAGGTGTTTCTGACATTTTAGGTACAGTCGGGGCAAGCTTATATATATCTT is drawn from Mucilaginibacter ginsenosidivorax and contains these coding sequences:
- a CDS encoding nuclear transport factor 2 family protein, which gives rise to MKITNLPAMGLCCIILCAFGPAKANTTMDTLSNKQKVLSFYKLIVGQRKAELIPEFVLENYRQHNPKAPQGRAGITGMINYLKTLPLPPEGAKSPIIRTIQEGNMVVTHLDIQFMGKRMVVIDLFELENGMLAGHWDAIQEVPDQTGLTITASNGTAEIDTTASAENSKQIVNAFYQAILDKKMPAELLKVDYTEHDPAVTATGKALDEYLLTDHNRDIKIHRVIAEGDFVVVQSQFKRGGKGFVFYQIFRVEGGKIAEHWSVEQAVPEGVEVGDMF